From the genome of Leptospira andrefontaineae, one region includes:
- a CDS encoding DUF3095 domain-containing protein has translation MNILSHSTTNFYKDLPEISQFSEVTDSKHYRKVPDDWIVIVTDIVKSTEAILEGRYKDVNMAGGLTLMGITNLLKDMEFPFFFGGDGVTILLPGSRLNEIQDILADTREFVRDYFKLDLRIGFVPVSAIYEAGYSLTMAKLRISKHYTQAVLGGTGVAYAEIKIKEPNSKYLTDNSYIPNIRADFSGFTCRWKDIQSPKGEMVALIVKINSDSDSEAAKTLSGLLSLIDSLYGSEREYHPLREENLIIEHSSSVLNKEAMASSKGNSILKKLYLWKIKFETYGAELAIRWNLPLKAFHYKLNKLKNYQIISSDFRKFDGTFKMVFATDTIDRKKLESSLEEAEKAGKLHFGIHISDRALMTCLLHAGTEREVHFIDGAGGGYALAATVLKKKLQAVAA, from the coding sequence ATGAATATCCTCTCACATTCTACCACAAACTTTTATAAGGATCTTCCTGAGATTTCCCAATTTTCAGAAGTTACTGATAGCAAACATTATAGAAAGGTCCCGGATGATTGGATTGTGATCGTTACGGACATAGTAAAGTCGACTGAAGCGATTTTAGAAGGCAGATATAAGGATGTGAATATGGCTGGGGGGCTGACCTTAATGGGGATTACAAATCTTCTTAAGGATATGGAGTTTCCATTCTTCTTTGGGGGAGATGGAGTGACCATCTTACTTCCAGGGTCACGATTAAATGAGATCCAGGATATCCTTGCGGATACAAGAGAATTTGTGCGAGACTACTTTAAACTAGATCTCCGGATCGGATTTGTGCCTGTCTCCGCAATTTATGAAGCAGGTTATAGTCTGACTATGGCCAAACTTAGGATCTCTAAACATTATACTCAGGCTGTTTTAGGCGGAACCGGTGTGGCATATGCGGAGATCAAGATCAAGGAGCCTAACTCCAAGTATCTAACAGATAATTCTTATATTCCAAATATTCGCGCTGATTTTTCCGGTTTTACTTGTAGATGGAAGGATATACAGAGTCCGAAAGGTGAAATGGTCGCACTCATCGTAAAGATCAATTCGGATTCCGATTCAGAAGCAGCAAAAACCCTTTCCGGTCTATTGTCCTTAATCGATTCTTTATATGGTTCTGAAAGGGAATATCATCCATTGCGGGAGGAAAATTTGATAATAGAACATTCTTCTTCCGTTCTGAATAAGGAGGCGATGGCTTCTTCCAAAGGAAATAGTATATTAAAAAAATTATATCTTTGGAAGATCAAGTTCGAGACGTATGGTGCTGAACTTGCGATTCGCTGGAATCTACCTTTAAAAGCATTTCATTATAAACTAAACAAATTGAAAAACTATCAGATCATCTCTTCCGATTTTAGAAAATTCGACGGAACCTTCAAAATGGTATTTGCAACGGATACTATCGATCGAAAAAAATTAGAGTCCAGCTTGGAGGAAGCGGAGAAGGCGGGCAAATTACATTTCGGAATTCATATCTCAGATAGGGCCTTAATGACTTGTCTTTTACATGCAGGAACAGAGCGAGAAGTGCATTTTATAGACGGAGCAGGCGGTGGTTATGCTTTGGCTGCTACAGTGTTGAAGAAAAAATTGCAAGCTGTCGCAGCGTAA
- a CDS encoding TfoX/Sxy family protein, whose protein sequence is MSSFLTHVQDRLKVCGPLSYKNMFGGFGVYSGSQIFAMVIKDRLYFRVGQSNQAEYESSGMAPFTYAGKDGKLVRVSYWEVPEEVLEDDEDLVFWFRKSLAEANKASSLKKKTVPKKKTTKLKISSSKKAVAKKKAARKKSVKRVSKKAAPKRKVAAKKKRAGSR, encoded by the coding sequence ATGAGTTCGTTTCTTACGCATGTCCAAGATAGATTAAAAGTTTGCGGTCCATTATCTTATAAGAATATGTTCGGAGGTTTCGGGGTCTATTCCGGATCTCAAATTTTTGCAATGGTCATCAAAGACCGTTTGTATTTCAGAGTGGGACAATCCAACCAAGCAGAGTATGAATCTTCAGGAATGGCACCGTTTACCTATGCAGGTAAAGACGGAAAACTTGTCAGAGTCTCCTACTGGGAAGTTCCGGAAGAAGTGTTAGAAGATGATGAAGACCTTGTATTTTGGTTCAGAAAATCTTTGGCAGAAGCAAACAAAGCTTCTTCTTTAAAAAAGAAAACAGTTCCAAAGAAGAAGACCACAAAATTAAAAATCTCTTCTTCCAAGAAGGCAGTGGCAAAGAAAAAAGCGGCCCGCAAAAAATCTGTCAAACGTGTATCTAAAAAAGCCGCACCCAAACGTAAGGTTGCTGCGAAAAAGAAAAGAGCCGGCTCGCGTTAG
- a CDS encoding TolC family protein has protein sequence MRFYYILVFASFFGILFLPAQASENDTGKELDLNSIMTIAEKNSPLLTAIHSDLESLFYRRRQEGKTQNPSVYIDYGQRKAADESGAEYAVQIEQPVYFPGRKELKQLLVDNDSKIKEIQQIEAFNSIRLSSIKFAYRYLVAADKKNHVKERLKRLSLIESYIKARPFFTPQAKTDLFIIETKILALRKHFNDLELGAAKDYESLNLYLRQEFVPNLKIPYFRSGVKFDRKDLEKKAVSQNPSILAAKGELDKARTELRLANLEKYPDYSITSQIGEDKSGVANRFYDFGLKFRIPVWDQFQNKVASAETNMKSKQDRLIYQENLIQTSFNQSFLEYEQSKMNLKLYDLTQLDRIDRDLNFADMEFKRGRIQLISYLELENQLHETHHAVLDAQISHLESLLNLLYITNEKDILGVMGNASQTFEYQPK, from the coding sequence GTGCGTTTTTATTATATACTCGTATTCGCATCTTTTTTTGGAATATTATTCCTCCCTGCCCAGGCTTCGGAGAATGATACAGGAAAAGAATTAGACTTGAATTCCATCATGACGATCGCGGAGAAAAATTCTCCTTTGCTCACTGCGATCCATTCCGACTTAGAAAGCCTTTTTTATAGAAGGAGGCAGGAAGGTAAAACCCAGAATCCTTCCGTTTATATTGATTACGGTCAAAGGAAAGCCGCGGACGAATCCGGAGCAGAATATGCCGTCCAAATAGAGCAGCCTGTTTATTTTCCCGGAAGGAAGGAACTCAAACAACTCTTAGTAGATAATGATTCCAAGATCAAAGAAATCCAACAAATCGAAGCATTCAACTCAATCCGTCTGAGTTCAATCAAATTTGCTTATCGTTACTTGGTAGCGGCAGATAAAAAGAATCACGTCAAAGAAAGACTTAAAAGACTTTCTTTGATAGAAAGTTATATCAAAGCCAGACCTTTCTTCACTCCCCAGGCAAAAACGGATCTATTTATCATAGAGACCAAAATTTTAGCCCTACGAAAACATTTTAACGATCTGGAACTAGGGGCCGCAAAAGATTACGAATCCTTAAACTTATATTTAAGACAAGAATTCGTCCCGAATCTAAAAATCCCTTATTTCAGATCAGGAGTAAAATTCGATCGTAAGGACCTGGAAAAAAAAGCCGTATCTCAAAACCCTTCTATCCTTGCCGCCAAGGGAGAATTAGATAAAGCTCGGACAGAACTTAGATTGGCAAACTTAGAGAAATATCCGGATTATTCCATTACAAGTCAGATCGGAGAGGATAAGTCCGGAGTTGCGAACAGATTTTACGATTTTGGATTAAAGTTCAGAATTCCAGTTTGGGACCAATTCCAAAACAAAGTAGCTTCTGCCGAGACAAACATGAAATCAAAGCAAGATAGACTAATATATCAGGAAAATTTAATACAAACTTCCTTTAACCAATCATTCTTGGAATATGAACAATCCAAAATGAATCTAAAACTATATGATCTCACTCAGTTAGACCGGATAGATAGAGATCTGAACTTTGCCGATATGGAGTTCAAGCGGGGAAGGATCCAACTCATCAGTTATCTGGAATTGGAAAACCAGCTACACGAAACACATCATGCTGTTCTGGACGCCCAAATTTCCCATTTGGAAAGTCTTTTAAACCTGCTTTATATCACTAACGAAAAAGATATTTTAGGAGTAATGGGCAATGCTAGCCAGACTTTTGAATACCAGCCTAAATAA
- a CDS encoding NAD(P)-binding domain-containing protein → MKGLLSFVPKYFDWLNNNAPQGEAEKYPETNSEFESSIPGIYISGDLTGIPLLKYSVQSGVSAIRNILQKPKKKTKGNLDVLIIGAGPSGVAAGIEAKKNGLDFLILEANQPFHMITSYPKGKPIFAEPSELEVDSPIQIKDTTKEDLLESLESTLKKHKLPILNGERVETILPSKGSDSGFSIQTESGKKFHSSYVLLAIGKSGDSRRLGIPGEDHENIFHRLIDPQDFRGQKTLVVGGGDSAIEAALSLVDVSSSVTLSYRESEISRPKEENKLKFQKAVQENKIQFLPNSTVEKFESKQVLLKQRSKTRKEKIDSSLVLIGSEAPLPFLKKLGIKIRNSFNSKEILGFVSLFSFALFLYFGKASFYASNWYSWVALVSGIVFATSSVRFLFSKETFSSWRWRTFKNLYLISAALYFSGVYLSAKYIGFYLFGKYPSFHYTVLYSTTILFFGIRRIWVRPTQYIKLQTITLILIQIFPLFLLPEIILPFLGDKGLLGPSNGFLLTQVFPDGAYWKAYGFILAWPLNMGVLYDGGITTFWLIYGFLMSFGLIPYLVYKYGKGAYCGWICSCGGLAETLGDEYRNRMPHGKFAYKLEHSGQWILLIAAILTIAKLIGSSGQFFWPLEFGADSVKVYYDLIVDLGLGGVVGVGAYFMFSGRIWCRMFCPLSALMHIYAKFSKFRIFSEKKRCISCNICTSVCHQGIDVMNYANKGRPMDSVQCVRCSACVVNCPTQVLSFGNLEKNGQVLDRLKAVL, encoded by the coding sequence ATGAAAGGCCTATTATCTTTTGTCCCTAAATATTTTGATTGGTTGAACAATAATGCTCCACAAGGAGAGGCCGAAAAATATCCGGAAACAAATTCAGAATTCGAAAGTTCTATTCCCGGTATCTACATCTCCGGCGACCTAACAGGTATCCCTCTTCTAAAATACTCGGTGCAGAGTGGTGTTTCTGCGATCCGTAATATCCTACAAAAACCTAAAAAGAAAACAAAAGGTAATTTGGACGTTTTGATCATAGGTGCAGGACCTTCTGGAGTTGCCGCAGGAATTGAAGCAAAGAAGAACGGCTTGGACTTTCTTATCTTAGAGGCAAACCAACCTTTTCATATGATCACAAGTTATCCTAAGGGCAAACCGATCTTTGCAGAACCTTCCGAACTAGAAGTTGATTCTCCCATCCAGATCAAAGATACGACCAAGGAAGATCTTCTGGAATCCTTGGAATCTACATTAAAAAAACATAAACTTCCTATCTTAAATGGGGAGAGGGTAGAAACAATTCTTCCTTCCAAAGGATCCGATTCCGGGTTTAGTATCCAGACGGAATCTGGAAAAAAATTCCATTCTTCATATGTTCTACTCGCGATCGGAAAATCTGGGGACAGTAGACGTCTGGGAATTCCAGGAGAAGATCATGAAAACATTTTTCATAGACTGATAGACCCGCAGGACTTCCGAGGACAAAAAACTTTGGTGGTAGGAGGAGGAGACAGCGCGATCGAAGCAGCATTATCCTTAGTAGATGTTTCTTCTTCCGTTACCTTATCTTATAGAGAATCCGAAATTTCCAGACCAAAAGAAGAGAATAAACTTAAATTCCAAAAAGCAGTCCAAGAAAATAAGATCCAGTTTTTACCAAATTCAACTGTGGAAAAATTCGAATCCAAACAAGTTCTACTCAAACAAAGATCTAAAACAAGAAAAGAAAAAATAGATTCCTCCCTAGTGTTGATCGGTTCAGAAGCCCCACTCCCCTTTTTGAAAAAATTAGGGATAAAGATAAGAAACTCATTCAATTCTAAAGAAATACTTGGATTTGTTTCCTTATTTTCTTTTGCATTATTTTTATATTTCGGTAAGGCATCTTTTTACGCTTCTAATTGGTATTCTTGGGTGGCATTAGTTTCCGGAATCGTATTTGCAACTTCTTCCGTTCGATTTCTATTCTCCAAAGAGACATTCTCATCCTGGAGATGGAGAACATTCAAAAATCTTTATTTGATTTCTGCTGCATTATATTTCTCAGGAGTATACCTAAGCGCTAAATATATAGGATTCTATTTATTCGGGAAATATCCGAGCTTTCATTATACGGTTCTATATTCTACGACCATTTTATTTTTCGGGATCAGAAGGATCTGGGTCAGACCTACGCAGTATATAAAATTACAAACTATAACTTTAATCCTAATTCAGATATTTCCTCTCTTCTTATTGCCTGAGATCATTCTTCCTTTCTTGGGAGACAAGGGACTATTAGGTCCTTCTAATGGATTCTTGCTTACTCAGGTTTTTCCGGATGGGGCATATTGGAAAGCATACGGATTCATCCTTGCTTGGCCTTTAAATATGGGAGTTCTGTATGACGGAGGGATCACCACCTTCTGGTTAATTTATGGATTTCTAATGAGTTTCGGACTAATTCCATACCTTGTTTATAAATATGGAAAAGGTGCTTATTGTGGATGGATCTGTTCCTGTGGCGGTTTGGCGGAAACCCTAGGTGATGAATATAGAAACAGAATGCCTCATGGAAAATTTGCATACAAGCTTGAACATTCAGGCCAATGGATATTACTCATTGCAGCAATTCTCACCATTGCAAAACTGATCGGAAGTTCGGGGCAATTTTTCTGGCCCTTGGAATTTGGCGCAGACTCAGTCAAAGTATATTATGATTTAATTGTGGACCTGGGCCTTGGAGGAGTTGTAGGGGTCGGAGCCTATTTTATGTTCTCCGGTAGAATATGGTGCAGAATGTTCTGCCCACTTTCTGCACTCATGCATATCTACGCCAAGTTCAGCAAGTTCAGGATCTTCTCCGAGAAAAAAAGATGTATCTCTTGTAATATTTGCACTTCCGTTTGCCACCAAGGAATTGACGTGATGAATTATGCAAACAAGGGAAGGCCAATGGACAGCGTACAATGTGTCAGATGTTCTGCTTGCGTGGTGAATTGTCCCACTCAAGTTCTTTCTTTCGGAAATTTAGAAAAGAATGGACAGGTATTAGATAGATTAAAAGCAGTTTTATAA
- a CDS encoding FMN-binding negative transcriptional regulator: MYTPEHFKLENIDIIHEIIGKYPFAVLISTSGEGPEATHLPILLSKDKSSLVGHMASGNPLLQETSQVLCVFHGPHAYISPSWYESEQTVPTWNYLSVHAKGTLRLLDKDKTEKVLQDSIQYFESGNSGYNYQSPKPEIRNSLLGKIKGFEIYNLSYEAKLKLSQNHSLERRKRVIDTLELSELDQDIELAEWMRRINNIQKF, from the coding sequence ATGTATACTCCGGAACATTTTAAATTAGAAAATATTGATATAATCCATGAGATCATCGGCAAATACCCATTTGCCGTTTTGATCTCTACAAGCGGGGAAGGCCCTGAGGCAACTCATCTCCCTATCCTTCTTTCGAAAGACAAATCCAGTTTAGTCGGCCATATGGCTTCCGGAAATCCTCTTTTACAAGAGACCTCTCAAGTCTTATGCGTATTCCATGGACCTCATGCATATATTTCTCCGAGCTGGTACGAATCGGAACAAACTGTTCCGACTTGGAATTATCTCTCAGTACATGCCAAGGGTACATTACGTCTTTTAGATAAGGATAAAACCGAAAAAGTATTACAAGATTCCATTCAATATTTCGAATCAGGAAATTCAGGCTATAACTATCAATCTCCTAAACCGGAGATTAGAAATTCTCTTTTAGGTAAAATAAAAGGATTTGAGATCTATAATCTAAGCTATGAAGCAAAATTAAAACTCAGCCAAAATCATTCCTTGGAAAGAAGAAAAAGAGTGATAGATACTTTGGAACTTTCTGAACTAGACCAAGATATCGAATTGGCAGAATGGATGAGAAGGATAAACAATATCCAAAAATTTTAG
- a CDS encoding efflux RND transporter permease subunit has translation MLARLLNTSLNNPFLSVGLVSFLLIFSFYTLNEVPIDAVPDITNVQVIVTTDTGSLDPEQVEKVITFPLETELLGLPNLIDVRSVSKFGLSNISLIFKETTDIYQARAMVAERIASAKEKLPPGATPTIVPNTTGLGEIFFYSVEAIPDSELDKLPEEKKLLFLRTVQDYVVRPQIKAMVPGIVEVDSNGGYEKEIHIDVDPNRMKRWGLSIDQIIRDISTIGESFGGGFIENSGKISIVRAYGLKRNLNEISAISVRRTLTGASVKVSDIADVNEHGTPRLGGASSNGKEIVLGTALMLKGENSYKVNEDLHKAVSNLSLPENVRVRILLERSFLIQSTIKTVLKNLGEGAILVILTLFLILFNLRASLIVALIIPGSMLLASICMRFFGISANLMSLGAIDFGLLVDASIVITENVLSKFETGKFTSNEEKRKVILDSSLEVLKPVSFGILVIMLVYVPILTLDGIPGRMFRPMAETVLLALGFSLFLAVFLLPPLLYFFLSPKNLGAHSKKKDSKIINWYAEKLPKILDQPRKIIIYSLIFFAVTLLIYFRMGTVFLPKLTEGDLMLVIVRNGNTGLEESLKEQKELELFLGQLPEVESVFSRIGTSSVANDPMGPFNADTFIILKKDILPNLLEKNTWEKFLDKIETTVKEKFPESELTLSQPLEARFNELLEGSRADISVRILGKDLNVLLQLQEELKNTLQKIPGAAEVELDPIMALRKSNVIDVIPDSNKLKYYNISLPLFNSVLESSMSGFELGGFYEEEVRFPIKIRLSEEFRNRESEIGDINVGTEDGGTVPIRLLASIQKREKVMTISRNKSRRFVAVSVNLRGRDLEGFYKEAISEVSKLQIPNGYSIFWGGQIENLSQAKEKLSVIIPATLFMIFTVLYLGLRSIKQALLVFFCVPFALTGGIWFLFLRGMDLSVSAFVGCIALSGIAVLNGLVKLYTIDRIREESRLSVREAVLEGAVSRIRPVVMTALVASFGFIPMAFGTGLGAEVQKPLATVVIGGIFSSTILTLVLMPAFYYWLEKE, from the coding sequence ATGCTAGCCAGACTTTTGAATACCAGCCTAAATAACCCATTCCTATCCGTAGGACTGGTTTCGTTTTTATTAATATTCTCATTTTATACTTTAAACGAAGTCCCTATAGATGCGGTGCCGGACATCACCAATGTCCAAGTAATCGTCACAACTGACACCGGCTCCTTGGATCCGGAACAAGTGGAGAAAGTGATCACTTTTCCCTTGGAAACAGAACTTTTAGGCCTACCAAATCTAATAGATGTACGTTCCGTATCTAAATTCGGTTTATCTAATATATCTTTGATCTTCAAGGAAACCACGGATATTTATCAGGCAAGAGCTATGGTGGCGGAAAGAATCGCCAGCGCAAAGGAAAAACTTCCACCCGGTGCCACTCCTACAATCGTTCCAAACACTACAGGCCTCGGAGAGATCTTTTTCTATTCTGTGGAAGCTATTCCTGATTCCGAATTGGACAAACTTCCAGAAGAGAAAAAACTTTTGTTTTTAAGAACTGTTCAGGATTACGTGGTCCGCCCTCAGATCAAAGCAATGGTCCCGGGAATTGTGGAAGTGGATTCCAATGGAGGATACGAAAAAGAGATCCATATAGATGTGGATCCTAACAGAATGAAACGTTGGGGACTTTCTATCGATCAGATCATCAGAGATATTTCTACGATTGGAGAAAGTTTCGGTGGCGGATTCATAGAGAATTCAGGCAAAATTTCCATCGTAAGAGCTTATGGACTTAAAAGAAATCTGAACGAGATCTCTGCAATTTCCGTTAGAAGAACTCTCACGGGTGCCTCGGTAAAAGTTTCGGATATAGCTGATGTGAATGAACACGGCACACCAAGATTAGGAGGAGCAAGCTCTAACGGAAAAGAGATCGTATTAGGCACTGCGTTAATGTTAAAAGGAGAAAATAGTTACAAAGTAAACGAAGATCTCCACAAAGCAGTTTCAAATTTAAGTCTGCCTGAAAACGTTAGAGTAAGAATTTTATTAGAAAGATCCTTCTTGATACAATCCACCATCAAGACTGTCCTAAAAAACCTAGGAGAAGGTGCAATCCTAGTCATACTTACACTTTTTCTAATATTATTCAACTTAAGAGCTTCCCTGATCGTGGCATTGATCATACCGGGCTCTATGCTGCTTGCTTCCATTTGTATGAGATTTTTCGGGATCTCTGCCAATCTAATGAGTTTGGGAGCGATCGATTTCGGACTATTAGTGGACGCATCCATTGTTATCACTGAAAATGTTCTGTCTAAATTCGAGACTGGAAAATTTACAAGCAATGAAGAAAAACGTAAAGTTATCCTGGATTCTTCCCTAGAAGTTTTAAAGCCCGTATCTTTCGGGATATTAGTGATCATGTTAGTCTATGTCCCGATCCTTACTCTGGATGGGATACCAGGAAGAATGTTCCGACCTATGGCAGAAACAGTGCTTCTTGCATTGGGATTTAGTTTATTCTTAGCAGTGTTCCTTCTTCCTCCCCTTTTATACTTCTTCTTATCACCTAAAAATTTAGGAGCGCATAGCAAGAAGAAGGACAGTAAGATCATAAATTGGTACGCGGAAAAATTACCTAAGATCTTGGACCAACCTCGCAAGATCATTATATATTCATTAATATTCTTCGCAGTTACACTTCTTATCTATTTTAGAATGGGAACAGTATTCCTTCCAAAATTAACGGAAGGGGATCTGATGTTAGTCATTGTTCGAAACGGAAACACAGGACTGGAGGAAAGTTTAAAAGAACAGAAAGAATTAGAACTTTTTCTTGGGCAACTGCCTGAAGTGGAAAGTGTATTCTCCAGGATAGGAACAAGCTCGGTTGCAAACGATCCGATGGGTCCATTCAATGCGGACACATTCATCATTCTAAAAAAAGATATTCTTCCGAATCTTTTAGAAAAGAACACATGGGAAAAATTTCTAGATAAGATAGAAACAACTGTAAAAGAAAAATTCCCTGAATCAGAACTAACCCTAAGTCAACCATTAGAAGCGAGATTCAACGAACTACTTGAAGGAAGTAGAGCGGATATAAGTGTTCGGATCTTAGGAAAAGATCTTAACGTCTTATTACAACTCCAGGAAGAATTAAAAAACACGTTACAAAAGATCCCGGGAGCCGCAGAGGTAGAATTAGACCCTATCATGGCATTAAGAAAATCGAATGTAATCGATGTGATCCCTGATAGCAATAAACTCAAATACTATAATATCTCCTTACCTCTATTTAACTCCGTTTTAGAAAGTTCCATGAGTGGCTTTGAATTAGGAGGATTTTACGAAGAAGAAGTTAGATTCCCTATCAAGATCAGACTCTCTGAAGAATTCCGGAACAGAGAATCAGAAATTGGAGATATTAATGTAGGAACGGAAGATGGAGGAACTGTACCGATACGACTTTTAGCCTCTATCCAAAAAAGGGAGAAGGTCATGACAATTTCCAGAAATAAATCCAGAAGATTTGTCGCCGTTTCTGTAAACTTAAGAGGCCGAGATTTAGAAGGATTTTATAAGGAAGCAATCTCAGAAGTTTCTAAATTACAGATCCCTAATGGATATTCTATCTTCTGGGGAGGACAGATCGAAAATCTTTCCCAGGCAAAAGAGAAACTTTCCGTAATAATTCCCGCAACATTGTTTATGATATTTACCGTTCTATACTTAGGACTCAGATCTATTAAACAAGCATTGCTAGTATTCTTCTGTGTTCCATTCGCATTAACAGGAGGAATTTGGTTCCTTTTCCTTAGAGGAATGGACTTAAGTGTTTCTGCATTCGTAGGATGTATCGCCCTTTCGGGAATTGCGGTCTTGAACGGACTCGTTAAACTTTACACAATAGATCGAATCCGAGAAGAAAGTAGATTAAGTGTAAGAGAAGCAGTATTAGAAGGTGCAGTCAGCCGTATTCGCCCAGTAGTCATGACTGCGCTCGTCGCTTCTTTCGGATTTATTCCTATGGCATTCGGAACTGGATTAGGTGCGGAAGTTCAAAAACCTCTGGCCACTGTAGTGATCGGAGGAATTTTTTCTTCCACGATCCTAACCCTGGTATTAATGCCTGCGTTCTACTATTGGTTAGAAAAAGAATAA
- a CDS encoding proline dehydrogenase family protein, translating into MAKPLESEQNRMKATEESESRIITSFSDLQERILEKGKELFRLSDSFEDGFFSTYRLFSKSLLFLENRPLLKLQAFRFADLFPSLSSLSSISRYIRIYFVETPTELPKWILLFLSVFLSNRLSSAFVALGAKIGIQLTAKFFILGRTYGSDRKKILSRYKNGICSTIDILGEAVLSEKEAERYTSEYLVLLEEISKDKELFEIRNSKFPGEPTGNVSVKCSSLYSQLDPLAHESSVTHLIEKLRPILKSAVSKNIFINLDMEQYETKDIIMDTAFRIFADPEFQDYPHFGIVVQAYLKTSQKDLQKVIEYSKKRKYPLTVRLVKGAYWEYEMTQAAQKGWEPPVFLIKSDTDRNYEECSVLLLKSYPHIRPAFGSHNIRSLSSAFVRAAENSVPENFFEVQMLYGMGNSYKQAIRSLGISVREYSPIGEVIPGMAYLVRRLLENSTNEGFLKNINANSKDRERLLYLENPKLK; encoded by the coding sequence ATGGCAAAACCGCTGGAATCGGAACAAAATAGAATGAAGGCTACAGAAGAAAGCGAATCCAGAATAATTACTTCTTTCTCAGATCTACAAGAAAGGATCTTGGAAAAAGGTAAGGAATTATTTCGTTTAAGTGATTCCTTTGAAGATGGTTTTTTTAGCACATACAGATTATTCTCCAAAAGTCTTTTGTTTTTGGAAAACCGCCCACTTTTAAAACTACAGGCGTTCAGATTTGCCGATCTATTCCCTAGCCTAAGTTCTCTTTCATCTATCTCCCGTTATATCCGGATCTATTTTGTTGAAACTCCAACAGAACTTCCTAAATGGATCTTGTTATTTCTTTCCGTATTTCTATCCAATCGACTCAGTTCCGCATTTGTAGCATTAGGCGCTAAGATAGGGATCCAACTCACTGCAAAATTTTTTATTTTAGGCAGGACCTACGGTTCTGATCGTAAAAAGATCTTAAGCAGATACAAAAATGGGATCTGCTCCACAATAGACATATTGGGAGAAGCTGTGCTCTCCGAAAAAGAAGCGGAACGTTATACCTCAGAATATCTAGTTTTATTGGAAGAAATTTCCAAGGATAAAGAACTTTTCGAAATACGTAACTCCAAATTTCCAGGAGAGCCTACCGGGAACGTTTCAGTAAAATGTTCTTCTTTGTATTCTCAATTAGATCCTCTTGCACATGAATCTTCCGTAACTCATCTAATAGAGAAGTTAAGGCCAATCCTTAAATCTGCTGTTTCTAAAAATATTTTTATCAATCTGGATATGGAGCAGTATGAGACCAAGGATATCATTATGGACACTGCATTCCGGATCTTTGCAGATCCTGAATTCCAAGACTATCCTCATTTCGGGATCGTGGTCCAAGCATATCTCAAAACTTCTCAAAAAGATCTGCAAAAGGTAATCGAATATTCTAAAAAACGAAAGTATCCTCTGACTGTTCGTTTGGTAAAAGGCGCTTATTGGGAATATGAAATGACCCAGGCTGCCCAGAAAGGATGGGAGCCCCCGGTTTTTCTCATTAAATCCGACACGGATAGAAATTATGAAGAATGTTCAGTGCTCTTACTCAAGTCTTACCCTCATATTCGACCTGCATTCGGTTCTCATAATATTAGAAGTCTTTCTTCCGCATTTGTAAGAGCTGCCGAGAATTCAGTCCCGGAAAATTTTTTCGAAGTACAGATGTTATATGGAATGGGCAATTCCTATAAGCAAGCAATTCGAAGTTTAGGAATTTCAGTGAGAGAATATTCTCCAATCGGCGAAGTAATCCCTGGTATGGCCTACTTAGTAAGAAGGTTACTCGAAAATTCCACCAACGAAGGCTTTCTGAAAAACATCAATGCGAATAGTAAAGATAGGGAGCGATTATTGTATTTGGAGAATCCAAAATTAAAATGA
- a CDS encoding MerR family transcriptional regulator, with protein sequence MQENRNFLIGQLAEKVGVSTDTVRYYEKEGLIRSHRHTNNYRIYSESDLKKLGFISDAQGSGFTLREIKELLSLIDEGRRDCSDYESVAKQKINEIDSKIRVLEEYKNSLKSSLECCSPETKECKSLPSF encoded by the coding sequence ATGCAAGAAAACAGAAATTTTTTAATAGGTCAATTAGCGGAGAAGGTAGGTGTTTCAACGGATACTGTTCGTTATTATGAAAAAGAAGGACTGATCCGCTCTCATAGGCATACAAATAATTATAGGATCTATTCTGAATCAGATCTTAAAAAGTTGGGTTTTATCTCAGATGCTCAAGGCTCGGGATTTACTCTTAGAGAGATAAAGGAACTTTTATCCTTAATAGACGAAGGAAGAAGAGATTGTTCCGATTACGAAAGTGTTGCCAAACAAAAAATAAATGAGATCGATTCCAAGATCAGAGTTTTGGAAGAATATAAGAATTCTTTAAAGTCTTCTCTGGAATGTTGCAGTCCCGAAACAAAAGAATGTAAAAGCCTGCCATCTTTTTAG